The Solea solea chromosome 19, fSolSol10.1, whole genome shotgun sequence genome has a window encoding:
- the mrps2 gene encoding 28S ribosomal protein S2, mitochondrial, translating into MAGRSLTKGLVWLRQLRAVTGGYSCGGHQYATAASVQSLQPQNEDATEKIMNLPLEKPDFFRVSELVSLKELFDARVHLGHKKTCRHRLMEPYLYGCRLDQDIIDLDQTVEHLQLALNFTAHVAYRGGVILFINRRRQFGHLVENTAEECGEYAHTRYWQGGLFTNAHIQYGTGVRLPDLVVFLSTLNNVFQQHVGIRDAAKMNIPTVGVVDSNCNPSLITYPVPGNDDTPVAMELYCRLFKMTINRAKDKRRQMELLHNLSAPTTPSS; encoded by the exons ATGGCAGGACGATCATTGACTAAAG GACTTGTGTGGCTACGACAGCTACGGGCTGTGACAGGCGGTTACTCCTGTGGTGGACATCAGTATGCCACTGCAGCGTCTGTTCAATCTCTTCAACCCCAAAATGAAGATGCTACAG AGAAAATAATGAACCTGCCTCTCGAGAAGCCAGACTTTTTCCGTGTGTCAGAGCTGGTCTCGTTGAAAGAGCTGTTTGACGCCAGAGTGCATCTTGGCCATAAAAAAACTTGCAGGCACAG GCTCATGGAGCCATACCTCTATGGCTGCCGTTTGGACCAAGATATAATTGATCTGGACCAGACTGTAGAGCACCTCCAGTTGGCCCTGAACTTCACTGCCCACGTAGCGTATCGTGGTGGTGTCATTCTGTTTATCAACCGCCGGCGTCAGTTTGGCCACCTGGTGGAGAACACTGCTGAAGAATGTGGTGAATATGCCCATACCCGTTACTGGCAGGGTGGCCTCTTCACCAACGCCCACATCCAGTACGGCACAGGAGTTCGCTTACCAGACCTAGTCGTCTTCCTGTCCACACTCAACAATGTGTTTCAGCAGCATGTGGGAATCAGAGACGCAGCGAAGATGAACATTCCCACAGTGGGTGTGGTGGATTCGAACTGTAACCCCAGTCTTATTACATACCCTGTGCCTGGGAATGATGACACTCCAGTTGCCATGGAGCTGTACTGTCGCTTGTTCAAGATGACTATCAACCGTGCCAAAGACAAAAGGAGGCAAATGGAGCTGCTACATAACCTGTCTGCACCCACCACGCCAAGCTCTTGA